The following proteins come from a genomic window of Paenibacillus sp. CAA11:
- a CDS encoding replication-associated recombination protein A, with amino-acid sequence MDLFSYQQDNDPGMRLLADRMRPATLDEYIGQEQIVGPGKLLRRAIEADQVSSILLYGPPGCGKTTLAHIISRHTQGEFVRLNAVDASVKDVREVIEKAQNDKALYGTKTILFLDEVHRFNSSRQDALLPAVEKGTIIFIGATTENPFHYVNGALMSRSTLFQLQPLTREHSLMAMRRALADKERGLGYIALEVSEEALDHIAGMANGDIRRALNALELAALTTPPQEDGTVHVTLEVAEESIRRPTVRADESTQYDVLSAFHKSIRGSSDAALFWFLYAVEKLGMDPMVFLRRLIAASSEDIGLANPQAMVQAVSALEAYRNNGWPEAKLNIAQAILFAVESPKSNAVYTAISKAMNAMEWMKSAEVPLHLRDTHYKGATKLGHEGYKYPHDYPGHYVQQEYLPPELKDRVFYEATEQGNESKIRHNQELRRRQK; translated from the coding sequence TTGGACTTATTCTCATATCAGCAAGACAATGATCCAGGCATGCGTCTGCTTGCCGACCGCATGCGCCCTGCTACGCTGGATGAATATATAGGGCAAGAACAGATTGTCGGTCCAGGGAAGCTGCTGCGGAGAGCAATTGAAGCCGACCAGGTGTCTTCCATCTTGTTATACGGCCCTCCTGGGTGCGGCAAGACGACTTTGGCTCATATTATTTCTCGCCATACTCAGGGCGAGTTTGTACGTCTGAATGCGGTGGATGCCTCGGTCAAAGATGTACGTGAGGTGATTGAGAAGGCGCAGAACGATAAGGCGCTGTATGGAACCAAGACGATCCTGTTTCTAGACGAAGTTCATCGCTTCAACAGTTCTCGGCAGGATGCGCTCCTGCCAGCTGTAGAGAAGGGCACGATTATCTTCATCGGCGCTACGACAGAGAACCCGTTCCATTATGTGAACGGGGCCTTAATGAGCCGCTCAACCTTATTCCAGCTCCAGCCGCTGACGAGGGAGCATTCGCTGATGGCGATGCGCCGCGCCTTGGCTGATAAGGAGAGAGGCTTGGGCTACATAGCGCTCGAAGTCAGCGAAGAGGCGCTGGACCATATCGCGGGCATGGCGAATGGTGACATACGCCGCGCGCTGAATGCGCTGGAGCTCGCGGCCCTGACCACGCCGCCTCAGGAGGACGGCACCGTGCATGTCACACTGGAGGTCGCCGAGGAATCGATTCGGCGCCCTACGGTGCGGGCGGACGAGTCAACACAGTATGACGTCCTGTCCGCCTTCCATAAGAGCATCCGCGGCTCTAGCGACGCCGCGCTCTTCTGGTTCTTATATGCCGTCGAGAAGCTCGGCATGGACCCGATGGTGTTCCTGCGCAGACTCATTGCGGCCAGCAGCGAGGACATCGGCCTTGCGAATCCGCAGGCCATGGTTCAGGCGGTAAGCGCCTTGGAGGCATACCGCAACAATGGCTGGCCCGAAGCAAAGCTAAATATTGCCCAGGCTATTTTATTTGCGGTGGAGAGTCCTAAGTCTAATGCAGTCTATACCGCGATCTCTAAAGCGATGAATGCCATGGAATGGATGAAGTCCGCAGAGGTCCCGCTCCATCTGCGGGATACTCATTACAAAGGGGCGACCAAGCTGGGGCATGAGGGGTATAAATACCCGCATGATTACCCGGGTCATTATGTGCAGCAGGAGTACTTGCCTCCCGAGCTTAAGGATAGAGTATTCTATGAAGCAACTGAGCAGGGAAATGAGAGCAAGATTCGGCATAATCAGGAGCTGCGCAGAAGACAGAAGTGA
- a CDS encoding HelD family protein — translation MDDFQSAYQEEKERLDRTLKTIDAELQRLQGIPVYTGHNYTEQVLEAGRETQRKQLAQSLQEPYFGRLDFEEKGGQKAPLYIGKVGVAGEGRQPIVIDWRAPVASLFYSFTGGDSATYEAPEGLIEGLVYLKRNVVIRKQILERVVDTYNKDNEGPAVSDEFLLYRLGENKDNRLRDIVSTIQAEQDQIIRAAKNTALIIQGVAGSGKTTVALHRLAYLLYQYKEQISAEKMIIFAPNRMFINYISEVLPELGVGDIQQSTFSDWSAAVLELGHAPSDGPDTLIRWFDQPDRQSNHDAWLPGRFKGSVLFQQLLEDFLDRLSSVCLPEEDFSPWDGKVLSRAMIKQWYEEEYKHYPLALRKERTLARIHRWVEMEQKKAPSAAVLKERKSKSSQREKAYAKKWPDLSPLALYKLLFGAGKSQGAVVPDLEELTGRIPEAVLKETRASLKKNQLQEEDLAALLYLFAGVNEINSKHRFDHVVIDEAQDFSPLQIAVLDRFVKGHSFTILGDLSQGIHYYRGIRTWREMQQLFAEEDTGYFALTRSYRSTMEIITFANEILKEGVGTDLLAVPVFRSAEPVRVIYHPADQRVETIIKALDRILEGPYRTAALLTRTLHEAEELYQKLAAAGRELHLIDGRKSEYEGGISVLPVYLSKGLEFDAVLMLDTDIDHYHAEDAKLLYVGCTRALHELWLLHGGGLPSYVKADDAEIASTDWP, via the coding sequence ATGGATGATTTTCAAAGTGCCTATCAAGAAGAGAAGGAACGGCTGGATCGCACCTTGAAAACGATTGATGCCGAGCTCCAAAGACTGCAGGGTATTCCTGTCTATACTGGACACAATTACACGGAGCAGGTGCTGGAGGCCGGAAGAGAAACACAGCGCAAACAGCTTGCCCAGTCGCTGCAGGAACCTTATTTTGGAAGGCTTGATTTTGAGGAGAAGGGCGGGCAGAAGGCTCCACTCTATATTGGCAAGGTCGGAGTAGCCGGGGAAGGCCGCCAGCCGATCGTCATTGATTGGCGTGCTCCGGTAGCCAGTTTATTCTACTCCTTTACAGGCGGGGATTCGGCAACTTATGAGGCGCCGGAGGGATTGATCGAAGGATTGGTTTATCTAAAGCGCAACGTTGTCATCCGCAAGCAAATTCTTGAGCGGGTTGTAGATACATACAACAAAGACAATGAAGGGCCAGCCGTCTCTGATGAATTTCTGCTGTACCGGCTTGGGGAGAACAAGGACAACCGGCTGCGGGACATCGTGTCTACAATCCAGGCTGAGCAGGATCAGATTATTCGTGCAGCCAAGAATACGGCCCTTATAATTCAAGGGGTCGCCGGGAGCGGAAAGACTACAGTAGCCTTGCATCGGTTGGCTTATTTGCTGTATCAATATAAAGAACAAATCTCGGCCGAAAAGATGATTATCTTCGCACCGAACCGGATGTTCATCAACTATATTTCGGAAGTCCTCCCTGAACTGGGCGTAGGGGATATTCAGCAGAGCACTTTTAGTGACTGGAGTGCAGCAGTCCTTGAGCTGGGGCATGCGCCAAGCGATGGGCCTGATACTTTAATTCGCTGGTTCGATCAGCCGGATCGGCAAAGTAATCACGATGCTTGGCTGCCTGGGCGCTTCAAGGGCTCTGTATTGTTTCAACAGCTGCTGGAGGATTTTCTCGATCGTCTGTCATCTGTTTGTTTACCAGAGGAGGACTTTTCTCCGTGGGACGGGAAGGTGCTCTCCCGAGCGATGATAAAGCAGTGGTATGAAGAGGAATATAAGCATTATCCGCTGGCGCTGCGTAAAGAAAGAACGCTGGCTCGAATACATCGCTGGGTGGAAATGGAGCAGAAGAAGGCTCCCTCTGCAGCTGTGCTTAAGGAGCGTAAATCAAAGAGCTCTCAGCGGGAGAAGGCCTATGCCAAGAAGTGGCCAGATTTGTCTCCCTTGGCACTTTATAAATTGCTGTTTGGAGCAGGTAAGAGTCAAGGAGCCGTTGTTCCGGATTTAGAGGAGTTAACAGGCAGAATTCCGGAGGCTGTGCTGAAGGAGACGAGAGCTTCCTTGAAGAAGAATCAGCTTCAGGAAGAAGACCTGGCTGCACTGCTGTATTTATTTGCTGGAGTAAATGAGATCAACAGCAAACACCGCTTTGACCATGTAGTGATCGATGAAGCTCAGGACTTCTCACCGCTTCAGATTGCGGTCCTCGATCGGTTTGTGAAGGGACACTCCTTTACAATCTTAGGGGATTTGTCCCAAGGGATTCATTACTACCGCGGAATTAGAACGTGGCGTGAAATGCAGCAGCTGTTTGCTGAGGAGGATACGGGATACTTCGCATTGACAAGAAGCTATCGTTCTACGATGGAGATTATCACCTTTGCCAATGAAATTTTGAAGGAGGGTGTAGGCACCGACCTTCTCGCAGTACCGGTATTTCGCAGTGCAGAGCCGGTAAGGGTTATTTATCACCCTGCGGATCAGCGGGTAGAGACGATCATCAAAGCATTGGATCGGATACTTGAAGGTCCCTATAGGACGGCAGCCTTGCTGACCCGCACCCTTCATGAGGCAGAGGAGCTGTATCAGAAGCTGGCTGCTGCAGGCAGAGAGCTGCATTTGATTGATGGCCGTAAGAGCGAGTATGAAGGCGGGATATCGGTACTGCCCGTATACTTGTCCAAGGGACTTGAATTCGACGCTGTGCTGATGTTAGATACCGATATAGATCACTATCATGCAGAAGATGCTAAGCTGCTATATGTGGGCTGCACACGGGCACTGCATGAACTGTGGCTTCTGCATGGAGGGGGGCTTCCTTCTTACGTAAAAGCCGATGATGCCGAGATTGCAAGCACGGATTGGCCCTAG
- a CDS encoding CD3324 family protein gives MNYRNGKDVLPPRLLKELQDYIQGELVYIPKVSQKRALWGEISGSRKAIAKRNQEIYQAYLEGQSAEELAGSYHLSIDSIRKIITKMRCASRKAALVQQS, from the coding sequence GTGAATTACAGAAATGGGAAGGATGTGCTTCCCCCTAGACTGCTGAAGGAGCTCCAGGATTACATACAAGGTGAGCTTGTCTACATTCCAAAGGTGAGCCAGAAACGGGCACTTTGGGGTGAAATCAGCGGCTCGCGCAAGGCCATTGCCAAGCGCAATCAAGAAATTTACCAGGCCTATCTGGAGGGTCAATCCGCCGAAGAGCTGGCCGGATCCTACCATTTATCCATAGACAGTATCCGCAAAATTATTACAAAAATGCGCTGTGCCAGCCGGAAGGCGGCTCTGGTCCAGCAATCATGA
- a CDS encoding NUDIX hydrolase translates to MGYIMELRKLVGSRPLIMTGACVLLCSHQRLLLQRRTDNGLWGLPGGSMEPGETLEEVAIRELLEETGLKAKSLELFHIFSGQELYYKYPHGDEVYNVVTAYVCTAYDGIPKVDGDEVQELRFFSYSEIPMELSPPDKPVIDKFLERVF, encoded by the coding sequence ATGGGTTACATCATGGAACTGAGAAAGCTAGTTGGTTCAAGGCCACTGATTATGACAGGAGCATGTGTTCTATTGTGTAGCCACCAACGCCTCTTGTTACAGCGTAGAACCGATAACGGTTTATGGGGATTGCCTGGGGGTTCGATGGAGCCTGGCGAAACGTTAGAAGAGGTTGCAATAAGGGAACTTCTTGAGGAGACAGGGTTAAAAGCCAAAAGTCTTGAACTGTTTCATATATTCTCCGGACAAGAGCTATATTACAAATATCCTCACGGTGATGAGGTGTATAATGTCGTAACTGCTTATGTATGCACGGCTTATGATGGAATTCCAAAAGTAGATGGAGACGAAGTACAAGAATTGCGTTTTTTTAGTTATAGTGAAATTCCTATGGAGTTGTCTCCGCCAGACAAACCAGTCATTGATAAATTCCTCGAACGCGTCTTTTAG
- a CDS encoding spore coat protein, with product MLSLQLAAHEALELNELLLSCTNSIQSMALFLNQAQDRELHDMIARHYAVHIQDYNMKVEFASKPQGSPDRLNVPNLQNVGGAPAPMQPMQLSPVQPQVKLNQLDDRSIATSYLLTLKRAGREYAWSAFECSTIQLRMFLEDAFRMCSHQAYEVWSYMARKGWYMVSAAPQPTLQGMGSMYREVPYHQPMDTYKPPMDNYYRHRGGYE from the coding sequence GTGTTATCTTTGCAATTAGCTGCCCATGAAGCTCTAGAGCTTAATGAACTATTACTTAGCTGTACGAATTCCATTCAATCCATGGCTTTGTTTCTGAATCAGGCGCAGGACCGGGAACTGCATGACATGATTGCTCGCCACTATGCCGTTCATATTCAAGACTACAACATGAAAGTCGAATTTGCCAGTAAGCCCCAAGGCTCTCCAGACCGACTGAATGTGCCTAATCTCCAGAATGTTGGAGGTGCGCCAGCTCCTATGCAGCCTATGCAGCTTTCGCCAGTACAGCCGCAAGTCAAGCTGAATCAGCTTGACGACCGCAGCATTGCCACTTCTTATTTGCTAACTTTGAAACGGGCGGGGCGGGAGTACGCATGGTCTGCATTTGAGTGCTCGACCATACAGCTTCGCATGTTCCTGGAGGATGCCTTCCGGATGTGCTCCCACCAGGCTTACGAGGTTTGGAGCTACATGGCTCGTAAAGGCTGGTATATGGTTAGCGCGGCGCCTCAGCCAACCCTTCAGGGAATGGGCAGTATGTATCGAGAAGTGCCGTACCATCAGCCGATGGATACTTACAAGCCGCCGATGGATAATTATTACCGCCACCGGGGCGGATATGAATAA